In Sander vitreus isolate 19-12246 chromosome 12, sanVit1, whole genome shotgun sequence, the following proteins share a genomic window:
- the kif2c gene encoding kinesin-like protein KIF2C isoform X3, with translation METSLSRLLVGLSVKISRSDGRVHMATVKSTDTVKSTVMVEWSERKICRGKEVDLSELCTLNPELLDHIKTVTNPTSDPAPPAPDKKYEGRLRSSRIPAPPSFANRSQTRQTCSFQAPAPVPASVPTSESSQANLETVHPNLPSSSSLLTNSGLHNQHHRKNEPKPAQSLPFVREAIKENEPEIIPPPSAVKGKYTSSLCTSGKRKSVVSKELNKGGKRLSCFVKPPDMQTKRGKFAEAPRPNQKFYEMIKDFRETLEINPLSTNEHLEPHRICVCVRKRPLNKQENNRKEIDVVSVPGNGTLLVHEPKQKVDLTKYLENQTFHFDYSFNETATNDLVYKFTAKPLVHSIFEGGMATCFAYGQTGSGKTHTMGGDFTGRQQNSAKGIYALAAQDVFTYLNHRRYANLDLSAYVSFFEIYNGKVYDLLNKKTKLRVLEDDRQQVQVVGLEEVYVSSAEEVIKMIQQGSACRTSGQTSANANSSRSHAILQISLRRSDRATTLHGKFSLIDLAGNERGTDVSSNDRSTLVETAEINRSLLALKECIRSLGMNSDHIPFRMSTLTKVLRDSFVGEKSKTCMIAMVSPGMTSCEYTMNTLRYADRVKELNGKSKVTREVKAQEPINSSTEEESVVDTSVYDAISQVAELEEKVFVQIKRANELFHTMSQTSYNVVEGLPDLLEYAKKLMDTVQTLQNAVELESMARQSY, from the exons ATGGAGACCAGTCTTTCCAGGCTTCTTGTTGGACTCTCTGTGAAAATCAGTCGCAGTGATG GTCGAGTACATATGGCAACGGTGAAGTCCACGGATACCGTCAAGTCCACAGTTATGGTTGAATGGAGTGAAAGAAAGATCTGCCGAGGAAAGGAG gTTGATTTGAGTGAGTTATGTACACTCAATCCAGAGCTTTTGGACCATATAAAGACAGTCACAAACCCCACTTCTGACCCAGCCCCGCCTGCTCCAGACAAG AAGTATGAGGGTCGACTGCGCTCATCCAGAATTCCTGCCCCTCCCTCCT TTGCCAATCGGTCTCAGACTAGGCAGACGTGTTCGTTCCAGGCCCCGGCACCTGTTCCAGCATCAGTCCCAACCTCCGAGTCGTCTCAGGCAAACCTGGAGACGGTCCACCCTAATCTCCCCTCTTCATCATCACTCCTCACAAACTCTG GACTTCATAATCAGCACCATAGAAAGAATGAGCCCAAACCAGCGCAGTCGCTTCCTTTTGTCCGTGAGGCAATAAAGgaaaatgaacctgagataatTCCTCCTCCATCTGCAGTCAAAG gaaagTATACATCATCTCTATGCACTTCAGGCAAAAGAAAATCTGTGGTTTCTAAAGAGCTAAACAAAGGCGGCAAAAGGCTGTCTTGTTTTGTAAAGCCCCCCGACATGCAGACCAAGAGAGGAAAG ttTGCAGAGGCTCCCCGACCAAACCAGAAGTTCTATGAGATGATCAAAGACTTCAGAGAGACCTTGGAAATAAACCCCTTATCAACAAATGAGCAT cttGAACCTCACAGGATTTGTGTGTGCGTTCGCAAGCGCCCCCTTAACAAACAAG AGAATAATAGAAAGGAGATAGATGTGGTGTCTGTACCTGGAAACGGTACTCTGCTTGTCCATGAGCCAAAACAGAAGGTGGACCTCACCAAGTACTTGGAGAACCAAACATTCCACTTTGACTACTCCTTCAATGAGACCGCCACCAATGACCTGGTCTACAA GTTCACAGCCAAACCGTTGGTGCATTCCATTTTCGAAGGTGGAATGGCAACATGTTTCGCCTACGGCCAGACTGGAAGTGGGAAGACTCAT ACTATGGGAGGTGATTTCACAGGGAGGCAGCAAAACAGCGCTAAAGGAATCTACGCCTTGGCAG CCCAGGATGTTTTCACCTATCTGAACCACCGGAGATATGCTAACCTGGACCTCTCTGCTTATGTCAGCTTCTTTGAGATTTACAATGGAAAA GTGTATGACCTCCTGAATAAGAAGACCAAGCTCCGTGTTCTGGAGGACGACCGACAGCAGGTACAGGTGGTTGGCCTGGAGGAGGTCTATGTGTCCAGTGCAGAAGAGGTCATCAAGATGATCCAGCAGGGCAGTGCATGCAG AACATCAGGCCAGACCTCCGCCAACGCCAACTCATCCCGCTCTCATGCCATCCTTCAGATTTCCTTGCGGCGCAGTGACCGTGCCACCACGCTGCATGGCAAATTCTCACTGATTGACTTGGCTGGCAATGAGCGCGGCACTGACGTCAGTAGCAATGACCGCAGCACTTTAGTGGAGACTGCCGAGATCAACCGCAGCCTGCTGGCTCTCAAG GAGTGTATTCGCTCACTGGGGATGAACAGCGATCACATTCCTTTCCGAATGAGCACTTTGACCAAAGTCCTCAGGGACTCCTTCGTTGGAGAAAAGTCCAAGACCTGCATG ATTGCTATGGTGTCTCCAGGCATGACTTCATGTGAATACACGATGAACACACTACGTTATGCTGACAG AGTGAAGGAACTGAATGGCAAATCCAAGGTCACCAGAGAAGTTAAGGCACAAGAGCCTATAAATAGCTCCACGGAGGAG GAATCTGTTGTGGATACCAGTGTGTATGATGCCATATCGCAAGTGGCAGAGTTGGAGGAgaaggtttttgtacagattaag AGGGCCAATGAACTCTTCCATACAATGAGCCAAACTTCTTACAATGTTGTGGAAGGACTCCCTGACCTGTTGGAGTATGCAAAGAAATTAATGG
- the kif2c gene encoding kinesin-like protein KIF2C isoform X2, with protein sequence METSLSRLLVGLSVKISRSDGRVHMATVKSTDTVKSTVMVEWSERKICRGKEVDLSELCTLNPELLDHIKTVTNPTSDPAPPAPDKKYEGRLRSSRIPAPPSSSAQTVTKAEESVANRSQTRQTCSFQAPAPVPASVPTSESSQANLETVHPNLPSSSSLLTNSGLHNQHHRKNEPKPAQSLPFVREAIKENEPEIIPPPSAVKGKRKSVVSKELNKGGKRLSCFVKPPDMQTKRGKFAEAPRPNQKFYEMIKDFRETLEINPLSTNEHLEPHRICVCVRKRPLNKQENNRKEIDVVSVPGNGTLLVHEPKQKVDLTKYLENQTFHFDYSFNETATNDLVYKFTAKPLVHSIFEGGMATCFAYGQTGSGKTHTMGGDFTGRQQNSAKGIYALAAQDVFTYLNHRRYANLDLSAYVSFFEIYNGKVYDLLNKKTKLRVLEDDRQQVQVVGLEEVYVSSAEEVIKMIQQGSACRTSGQTSANANSSRSHAILQISLRRSDRATTLHGKFSLIDLAGNERGTDVSSNDRSTLVETAEINRSLLALKECIRSLGMNSDHIPFRMSTLTKVLRDSFVGEKSKTCMIAMVSPGMTSCEYTMNTLRYADRVKELNGKSKVTREVKAQEPINSSTEEESVVDTSVYDAISQVAELEEKVFVQIKRANELFHTMSQTSYNVVEGLPDLLEYAKKLMDTVQTLQNAVELESMARQSY encoded by the exons ATGGAGACCAGTCTTTCCAGGCTTCTTGTTGGACTCTCTGTGAAAATCAGTCGCAGTGATG GTCGAGTACATATGGCAACGGTGAAGTCCACGGATACCGTCAAGTCCACAGTTATGGTTGAATGGAGTGAAAGAAAGATCTGCCGAGGAAAGGAG gTTGATTTGAGTGAGTTATGTACACTCAATCCAGAGCTTTTGGACCATATAAAGACAGTCACAAACCCCACTTCTGACCCAGCCCCGCCTGCTCCAGACAAG AAGTATGAGGGTCGACTGCGCTCATCCAGAATTCCTGCCCCTCCCTCCT CCTCTGCTCAAACAGTCACCAAAGCTGAAGAGTCAG TTGCCAATCGGTCTCAGACTAGGCAGACGTGTTCGTTCCAGGCCCCGGCACCTGTTCCAGCATCAGTCCCAACCTCCGAGTCGTCTCAGGCAAACCTGGAGACGGTCCACCCTAATCTCCCCTCTTCATCATCACTCCTCACAAACTCTG GACTTCATAATCAGCACCATAGAAAGAATGAGCCCAAACCAGCGCAGTCGCTTCCTTTTGTCCGTGAGGCAATAAAGgaaaatgaacctgagataatTCCTCCTCCATCTGCAGTCAAAG GCAAAAGAAAATCTGTGGTTTCTAAAGAGCTAAACAAAGGCGGCAAAAGGCTGTCTTGTTTTGTAAAGCCCCCCGACATGCAGACCAAGAGAGGAAAG ttTGCAGAGGCTCCCCGACCAAACCAGAAGTTCTATGAGATGATCAAAGACTTCAGAGAGACCTTGGAAATAAACCCCTTATCAACAAATGAGCAT cttGAACCTCACAGGATTTGTGTGTGCGTTCGCAAGCGCCCCCTTAACAAACAAG AGAATAATAGAAAGGAGATAGATGTGGTGTCTGTACCTGGAAACGGTACTCTGCTTGTCCATGAGCCAAAACAGAAGGTGGACCTCACCAAGTACTTGGAGAACCAAACATTCCACTTTGACTACTCCTTCAATGAGACCGCCACCAATGACCTGGTCTACAA GTTCACAGCCAAACCGTTGGTGCATTCCATTTTCGAAGGTGGAATGGCAACATGTTTCGCCTACGGCCAGACTGGAAGTGGGAAGACTCAT ACTATGGGAGGTGATTTCACAGGGAGGCAGCAAAACAGCGCTAAAGGAATCTACGCCTTGGCAG CCCAGGATGTTTTCACCTATCTGAACCACCGGAGATATGCTAACCTGGACCTCTCTGCTTATGTCAGCTTCTTTGAGATTTACAATGGAAAA GTGTATGACCTCCTGAATAAGAAGACCAAGCTCCGTGTTCTGGAGGACGACCGACAGCAGGTACAGGTGGTTGGCCTGGAGGAGGTCTATGTGTCCAGTGCAGAAGAGGTCATCAAGATGATCCAGCAGGGCAGTGCATGCAG AACATCAGGCCAGACCTCCGCCAACGCCAACTCATCCCGCTCTCATGCCATCCTTCAGATTTCCTTGCGGCGCAGTGACCGTGCCACCACGCTGCATGGCAAATTCTCACTGATTGACTTGGCTGGCAATGAGCGCGGCACTGACGTCAGTAGCAATGACCGCAGCACTTTAGTGGAGACTGCCGAGATCAACCGCAGCCTGCTGGCTCTCAAG GAGTGTATTCGCTCACTGGGGATGAACAGCGATCACATTCCTTTCCGAATGAGCACTTTGACCAAAGTCCTCAGGGACTCCTTCGTTGGAGAAAAGTCCAAGACCTGCATG ATTGCTATGGTGTCTCCAGGCATGACTTCATGTGAATACACGATGAACACACTACGTTATGCTGACAG AGTGAAGGAACTGAATGGCAAATCCAAGGTCACCAGAGAAGTTAAGGCACAAGAGCCTATAAATAGCTCCACGGAGGAG GAATCTGTTGTGGATACCAGTGTGTATGATGCCATATCGCAAGTGGCAGAGTTGGAGGAgaaggtttttgtacagattaag AGGGCCAATGAACTCTTCCATACAATGAGCCAAACTTCTTACAATGTTGTGGAAGGACTCCCTGACCTGTTGGAGTATGCAAAGAAATTAATGG
- the kif2c gene encoding kinesin-like protein KIF2C isoform X1 produces METSLSRLLVGLSVKISRSDGRVHMATVKSTDTVKSTVMVEWSERKICRGKEVDLSELCTLNPELLDHIKTVTNPTSDPAPPAPDKKYEGRLRSSRIPAPPSSSAQTVTKAEESVANRSQTRQTCSFQAPAPVPASVPTSESSQANLETVHPNLPSSSSLLTNSGLHNQHHRKNEPKPAQSLPFVREAIKENEPEIIPPPSAVKGKYTSSLCTSGKRKSVVSKELNKGGKRLSCFVKPPDMQTKRGKFAEAPRPNQKFYEMIKDFRETLEINPLSTNEHLEPHRICVCVRKRPLNKQENNRKEIDVVSVPGNGTLLVHEPKQKVDLTKYLENQTFHFDYSFNETATNDLVYKFTAKPLVHSIFEGGMATCFAYGQTGSGKTHTMGGDFTGRQQNSAKGIYALAAQDVFTYLNHRRYANLDLSAYVSFFEIYNGKVYDLLNKKTKLRVLEDDRQQVQVVGLEEVYVSSAEEVIKMIQQGSACRTSGQTSANANSSRSHAILQISLRRSDRATTLHGKFSLIDLAGNERGTDVSSNDRSTLVETAEINRSLLALKECIRSLGMNSDHIPFRMSTLTKVLRDSFVGEKSKTCMIAMVSPGMTSCEYTMNTLRYADRVKELNGKSKVTREVKAQEPINSSTEEESVVDTSVYDAISQVAELEEKVFVQIKRANELFHTMSQTSYNVVEGLPDLLEYAKKLMDTVQTLQNAVELESMARQSY; encoded by the exons ATGGAGACCAGTCTTTCCAGGCTTCTTGTTGGACTCTCTGTGAAAATCAGTCGCAGTGATG GTCGAGTACATATGGCAACGGTGAAGTCCACGGATACCGTCAAGTCCACAGTTATGGTTGAATGGAGTGAAAGAAAGATCTGCCGAGGAAAGGAG gTTGATTTGAGTGAGTTATGTACACTCAATCCAGAGCTTTTGGACCATATAAAGACAGTCACAAACCCCACTTCTGACCCAGCCCCGCCTGCTCCAGACAAG AAGTATGAGGGTCGACTGCGCTCATCCAGAATTCCTGCCCCTCCCTCCT CCTCTGCTCAAACAGTCACCAAAGCTGAAGAGTCAG TTGCCAATCGGTCTCAGACTAGGCAGACGTGTTCGTTCCAGGCCCCGGCACCTGTTCCAGCATCAGTCCCAACCTCCGAGTCGTCTCAGGCAAACCTGGAGACGGTCCACCCTAATCTCCCCTCTTCATCATCACTCCTCACAAACTCTG GACTTCATAATCAGCACCATAGAAAGAATGAGCCCAAACCAGCGCAGTCGCTTCCTTTTGTCCGTGAGGCAATAAAGgaaaatgaacctgagataatTCCTCCTCCATCTGCAGTCAAAG gaaagTATACATCATCTCTATGCACTTCAGGCAAAAGAAAATCTGTGGTTTCTAAAGAGCTAAACAAAGGCGGCAAAAGGCTGTCTTGTTTTGTAAAGCCCCCCGACATGCAGACCAAGAGAGGAAAG ttTGCAGAGGCTCCCCGACCAAACCAGAAGTTCTATGAGATGATCAAAGACTTCAGAGAGACCTTGGAAATAAACCCCTTATCAACAAATGAGCAT cttGAACCTCACAGGATTTGTGTGTGCGTTCGCAAGCGCCCCCTTAACAAACAAG AGAATAATAGAAAGGAGATAGATGTGGTGTCTGTACCTGGAAACGGTACTCTGCTTGTCCATGAGCCAAAACAGAAGGTGGACCTCACCAAGTACTTGGAGAACCAAACATTCCACTTTGACTACTCCTTCAATGAGACCGCCACCAATGACCTGGTCTACAA GTTCACAGCCAAACCGTTGGTGCATTCCATTTTCGAAGGTGGAATGGCAACATGTTTCGCCTACGGCCAGACTGGAAGTGGGAAGACTCAT ACTATGGGAGGTGATTTCACAGGGAGGCAGCAAAACAGCGCTAAAGGAATCTACGCCTTGGCAG CCCAGGATGTTTTCACCTATCTGAACCACCGGAGATATGCTAACCTGGACCTCTCTGCTTATGTCAGCTTCTTTGAGATTTACAATGGAAAA GTGTATGACCTCCTGAATAAGAAGACCAAGCTCCGTGTTCTGGAGGACGACCGACAGCAGGTACAGGTGGTTGGCCTGGAGGAGGTCTATGTGTCCAGTGCAGAAGAGGTCATCAAGATGATCCAGCAGGGCAGTGCATGCAG AACATCAGGCCAGACCTCCGCCAACGCCAACTCATCCCGCTCTCATGCCATCCTTCAGATTTCCTTGCGGCGCAGTGACCGTGCCACCACGCTGCATGGCAAATTCTCACTGATTGACTTGGCTGGCAATGAGCGCGGCACTGACGTCAGTAGCAATGACCGCAGCACTTTAGTGGAGACTGCCGAGATCAACCGCAGCCTGCTGGCTCTCAAG GAGTGTATTCGCTCACTGGGGATGAACAGCGATCACATTCCTTTCCGAATGAGCACTTTGACCAAAGTCCTCAGGGACTCCTTCGTTGGAGAAAAGTCCAAGACCTGCATG ATTGCTATGGTGTCTCCAGGCATGACTTCATGTGAATACACGATGAACACACTACGTTATGCTGACAG AGTGAAGGAACTGAATGGCAAATCCAAGGTCACCAGAGAAGTTAAGGCACAAGAGCCTATAAATAGCTCCACGGAGGAG GAATCTGTTGTGGATACCAGTGTGTATGATGCCATATCGCAAGTGGCAGAGTTGGAGGAgaaggtttttgtacagattaag AGGGCCAATGAACTCTTCCATACAATGAGCCAAACTTCTTACAATGTTGTGGAAGGACTCCCTGACCTGTTGGAGTATGCAAAGAAATTAATGG